The Sporocytophaga myxococcoides genome contains a region encoding:
- a CDS encoding glutamine synthetase III family protein, with the protein MAYLRFKALETVGNRETVKVTVPSIKASDYYGSNVYSTEAMRQTLSNAVLKKVITAIEKGEKIDSSTADAVAASMKAWAIEKGATHYTHWFQPLTDATAEKHDAFFEADENGRAIEKFKGSALVQQEPDASSFPNGGIRNTFEARGYTAWDPSSPAFLMPNSSGTNTLCIPTIFVSYTGEALDYKTPLLKSLAAIDKAAVEVCDYFDKDITKVTATLGAEQEYFLIDKALYMARPDLIMAGRSVFGHSPARGQQLEDHYFGSIPPRVNNFMVDFEIEALKLGLPVRTRHNEVAPSQFEVAPTFEECNLACDHNQLLMDVMQKVAERHNLKVLFHEKPFSGINGSGKHNNWALSTNTGKNLLGPTSKPKENLIFLTFFVNVIKAVHDYADLLRSSIATAGNDHRLGANEAPPAIMSVFVGQTLSEMLDELEKNGNIKIDKGDNVYMKLGINKIPEILLDNTDRNRTSPFAFTGNKFEFRAVGSSQNSALPMTVLNTIVAETLTKFKEDVDKQIKKGTKKEVAIINVLRDYIVASKKIRFEANGYSEEWVKEAEKRGLSNVKTTPEALDFFSTEKAVKIFAKHDVMNEREVHARHEIMLENYIKKIQIEGRVIGDLALNHIIPTAIAYQNKLITNVKGLKDLGLEKESKPVIEIIKEISKHISTIQTEVEEMTEARKKANHTDEARKRAIMYGSEVKGHFETIRYAVDKLELLVDDEDWPLVKYREMLFLR; encoded by the coding sequence ATGGCTTATTTAAGATTTAAGGCGCTTGAAACTGTAGGAAACAGGGAAACTGTGAAAGTAACTGTACCATCAATTAAAGCTTCAGATTATTATGGTAGCAATGTGTACAGTACTGAAGCAATGAGACAAACATTGTCAAATGCTGTTTTGAAAAAAGTAATTACAGCAATTGAAAAAGGTGAAAAGATAGACAGCTCTACTGCCGATGCTGTGGCAGCTTCGATGAAAGCCTGGGCTATCGAAAAAGGTGCTACTCACTATACTCACTGGTTTCAACCCTTAACCGATGCAACTGCTGAAAAACATGACGCTTTCTTTGAAGCTGATGAAAATGGAAGAGCCATTGAAAAATTCAAAGGTTCTGCACTTGTTCAGCAAGAGCCTGATGCATCTTCCTTTCCAAATGGTGGTATCAGAAATACTTTTGAAGCCAGAGGATATACAGCCTGGGATCCTTCTTCACCAGCCTTTTTAATGCCAAACTCCTCCGGGACCAACACTCTATGTATTCCTACAATCTTTGTATCTTACACAGGTGAGGCTCTGGATTATAAAACTCCGCTTTTAAAATCACTTGCAGCTATAGACAAAGCAGCTGTTGAAGTATGTGATTATTTTGATAAAGACATTACTAAAGTAACCGCAACTCTTGGTGCTGAGCAGGAATATTTCTTAATTGACAAAGCTTTGTATATGGCTCGCCCAGACCTTATTATGGCTGGAAGATCTGTATTCGGCCATTCTCCAGCCAGAGGTCAACAACTTGAAGATCACTACTTTGGATCAATCCCTCCAAGAGTAAACAATTTCATGGTTGACTTTGAAATTGAAGCTCTAAAACTTGGTCTTCCTGTAAGAACTCGTCACAACGAGGTGGCTCCAAGCCAGTTCGAGGTAGCTCCTACTTTTGAAGAGTGTAACCTGGCCTGTGATCACAACCAGCTTTTGATGGATGTGATGCAGAAAGTAGCAGAAAGACATAATCTGAAAGTCCTTTTCCACGAAAAACCATTCTCTGGAATTAATGGTAGCGGAAAACATAATAACTGGGCGCTAAGCACCAACACTGGGAAAAACCTTCTTGGACCAACCAGCAAACCAAAAGAAAACCTGATCTTCCTTACTTTCTTTGTGAATGTAATAAAGGCAGTTCACGATTATGCAGATCTACTAAGATCATCTATTGCTACTGCAGGTAACGACCACAGATTAGGCGCTAACGAAGCACCTCCTGCAATCATGTCTGTATTCGTAGGACAAACACTAAGCGAAATGCTTGATGAACTGGAGAAAAATGGTAACATCAAGATTGACAAAGGTGATAACGTTTATATGAAACTTGGAATTAACAAAATTCCAGAAATCCTTTTGGACAATACTGACAGAAACAGAACTTCTCCATTTGCATTTACAGGAAATAAATTTGAGTTCAGAGCGGTTGGATCAAGCCAAAACAGTGCGCTTCCGATGACTGTTCTTAATACTATTGTTGCTGAGACTCTTACTAAATTCAAAGAAGATGTTGACAAGCAAATCAAAAAAGGTACAAAGAAAGAAGTTGCGATCATCAATGTATTGAGAGATTACATTGTTGCTTCTAAAAAAATCAGATTTGAAGCTAACGGTTACTCTGAAGAGTGGGTTAAAGAAGCTGAAAAAAGAGGATTGTCAAATGTAAAAACAACTCCAGAAGCGCTAGATTTCTTCTCTACAGAAAAAGCTGTTAAAATATTTGCAAAACATGATGTTATGAACGAGCGTGAAGTTCATGCAAGACATGAGATCATGCTGGAGAATTATATCAAGAAAATTCAGATTGAAGGCCGCGTAATTGGAGACCTTGCCCTAAACCATATCATACCTACGGCTATCGCTTATCAAAACAAACTTATCACCAACGTGAAAGGATTGAAAGATCTTGGTCTTGAAAAAGAGTCTAAGCCAGTGATTGAGATTATTAAAGAAATCTCTAAGCATATCAGCACTATTCAGACTGAAGTTGAGGAAATGACTGAAGCTAGAAAGAAAGCCAACCATACTGACGAAGCACGCAAAAGAGCAATTATGTATGGCAGCGAAGTTAAAGGTCATTTTGAGACGATAAGATATGCTGTTGACAAATTAGAACTTTTGGTTGATGACGAGGATTGGCCTTTGGTAAAATACAGAGAAATGTTATTCTTAAGATAA
- a CDS encoding LTA synthase family protein → MKARIEYIFRYLFFWVAFFLIAKVLFLIYHFKTYSEFGLINSLKVLFYGLRLDLSITAYFSILPFLLIAVSSFFKNFNLFKRIIKIYTLVLATIVAFLHIIDLELFSIWGYRLDATPLKYINTPGEMLASAGASPVTLLLGLLALLIIFSFFLFYFLFKNIETTRRSIGTVFLVLPLTASLIILIRGGLQLAPINQSAVYFSTNSFLNQAAVNVPWNLTHSLLEKTYSTKNPFVFLSKEDSEDIVNSLYSKETIPSVRILKEGKKNIILIIWESFTAKALNDVEGKQITPRFKELIKEGVYFDNIYASGDRSEKGIIALLSGYPAQPTTSIITFPGKTTKLSTLPLQFKKDKYFTSFYYGGEMEFANIKSYLCHCGFDKLTGIEAFDKKDQNSKWGAHDEVVLKRMLEDTKSFKEPFFNTLFTLSSHEPFEIPAEPLLSPDSRERMFLNSLHYTDASIGAFIDEAKKQPWWDNTVIIITADHGHVMPGNGIATHQPQEFKIPMLWLGGALTKKDTVITQLGSQTDLASTLLTQFDKTSDGFRFSRDLFVPSKNPFAYYAFNNGFGLMNDSCKVVYDNVSNQPVFKEGTDDTQFIKKGRAYLQVSFQDYLNK, encoded by the coding sequence GTGAAAGCTAGAATCGAATATATTTTCAGATACCTGTTTTTCTGGGTTGCTTTTTTCCTAATTGCAAAGGTTTTGTTTTTGATCTATCATTTTAAAACCTACTCGGAATTTGGTCTGATCAATAGTCTGAAAGTGCTCTTTTATGGACTCAGATTAGATTTATCTATTACGGCGTATTTCTCCATTTTACCTTTTCTTCTGATTGCTGTATCTTCTTTTTTTAAGAATTTTAATCTTTTTAAAAGGATTATAAAAATATATACGCTGGTCCTGGCCACTATTGTAGCATTTCTCCATATAATAGATCTGGAGCTTTTTTCAATCTGGGGCTATCGTCTTGATGCGACTCCACTGAAGTACATAAATACTCCGGGGGAAATGCTTGCGTCCGCAGGTGCCTCTCCTGTGACTCTTTTATTAGGACTGCTTGCGTTATTAATCATTTTCTCTTTTTTTCTATTCTATTTTTTATTTAAGAATATTGAAACTACCAGGAGAAGTATTGGGACCGTTTTCCTTGTTCTTCCTCTTACTGCGTCTTTGATAATACTTATCAGAGGCGGGCTTCAGCTTGCACCAATCAATCAAAGTGCGGTTTATTTTTCTACCAACAGTTTTCTAAATCAGGCTGCAGTTAATGTTCCTTGGAACCTTACTCACTCGCTTCTTGAAAAGACCTATAGTACTAAGAACCCATTTGTATTTCTGAGCAAAGAAGATAGTGAGGATATTGTCAATTCATTGTACAGTAAAGAGACCATTCCATCTGTCAGGATTTTAAAGGAAGGAAAGAAAAATATTATCCTTATCATATGGGAGAGCTTTACAGCAAAAGCTTTGAATGATGTTGAAGGAAAACAGATTACTCCGAGATTTAAAGAGTTGATTAAAGAAGGTGTTTACTTTGATAATATTTATGCTAGCGGAGATAGAAGCGAAAAAGGGATAATTGCTTTGTTAAGTGGATATCCAGCACAGCCTACAACGTCCATTATTACATTCCCGGGAAAGACAACAAAATTATCAACACTGCCATTGCAATTTAAAAAAGATAAATATTTTACTTCTTTTTATTATGGAGGAGAAATGGAGTTTGCCAATATTAAGTCTTACCTGTGCCACTGTGGATTTGATAAGCTCACAGGTATTGAGGCATTTGACAAAAAAGATCAAAACTCCAAGTGGGGAGCACATGATGAAGTAGTATTAAAAAGAATGTTGGAGGATACAAAATCATTTAAAGAACCATTTTTTAATACTTTATTTACGTTAAGCAGTCACGAACCCTTTGAGATTCCTGCAGAACCTTTACTTTCGCCGGATTCAAGAGAAAGGATGTTTCTCAACTCTTTACATTATACGGATGCAAGTATAGGTGCATTTATAGATGAAGCAAAGAAACAACCATGGTGGGATAATACAGTTATCATCATCACTGCTGATCACGGGCATGTTATGCCTGGAAATGGAATTGCAACACATCAGCCTCAGGAGTTTAAAATACCTATGTTGTGGTTAGGTGGTGCACTTACGAAAAAAGATACAGTAATTACTCAATTGGGGTCGCAGACTGACCTTGCGAGTACGCTTTTAACTCAGTTTGATAAAACCTCTGATGGATTTCGTTTTAGCAGAGACTTATTTGTTCCCTCTAAAAATCCATTTGCATACTATGCTTTTAATAACGGATTTGGTTTAATGAACGATAGTTGCAAAGTGGTTTATGATAACGTGTCAAATCAGCCTGTATTTAAGGAAGGAACTGATGATACTCAGTTTATTAAAAAGGGAAGAGCTTATTTGCAGGTTTCTTTTCAGGATTATCTGAATAAATAA
- the mtaB gene encoding tRNA (N(6)-L-threonylcarbamoyladenosine(37)-C(2))-methylthiotransferase MtaB has product MKKVAFYTLGCKLNFSETSTIGRLFETNGFQKVEFQEKADVYVINTCSVTENADKKCKKVVKEALKYSPDAFIAVIGCYAQLKPKEISEIPGVDAVLGAAEKFRLIELLGTFEKKDKGEVYASEIKEATSFNQAYSYGDRTRTFLKVQDGCDYSCSFCTIPLARGNSRSDTIENIIAGAREIAATEVKEVVLTGVNIGDYGIINGERVNSFFDLVKELDYVDGIERIRISSIEPNLLTNEIINFVSKSNRFAPHFHIPLQSGSNKMLKLMRRRYQRELYKERVEAIKAVMPDCCIGVDVIVGFNGETHEDFLDTYNFLNELEVSYLHVFTYSERANTHAVKMPGKVPMNERNERSKMLRSLSEKKRRKFYEDQLSKTKTVLFEADEENGMMFGFTENYVKVTAKYDPVLVNEMKKIKLMGINNEGIVEIEEAETEQLIHR; this is encoded by the coding sequence ATGAAAAAAGTAGCTTTTTATACCCTTGGCTGCAAATTAAACTTTTCTGAAACTTCCACCATCGGAAGGCTTTTTGAAACGAATGGATTTCAAAAGGTTGAATTTCAGGAAAAAGCAGATGTGTATGTCATTAATACATGTTCGGTAACTGAAAATGCGGATAAGAAATGCAAAAAGGTTGTAAAAGAAGCTCTTAAATATTCTCCGGATGCCTTTATTGCTGTTATTGGTTGTTATGCCCAATTAAAGCCTAAAGAAATTTCTGAAATACCGGGAGTTGATGCTGTCTTGGGAGCTGCAGAAAAATTCAGATTGATTGAATTGCTTGGAACTTTTGAAAAAAAAGATAAAGGTGAAGTATATGCTTCTGAAATAAAAGAAGCTACTTCATTTAATCAGGCTTATTCTTACGGTGACAGGACAAGAACTTTTCTGAAAGTTCAGGATGGTTGTGATTACTCTTGTTCATTCTGCACTATTCCGCTCGCTCGTGGTAATAGCAGAAGCGATACCATAGAAAATATTATTGCAGGTGCTCGTGAAATAGCAGCAACGGAAGTAAAGGAGGTTGTACTTACAGGAGTGAATATAGGTGACTATGGGATTATAAATGGGGAAAGAGTAAATTCTTTTTTTGACTTGGTTAAAGAACTGGATTATGTTGATGGAATTGAAAGAATAAGGATATCCAGTATTGAACCTAATTTGCTTACTAATGAAATCATAAACTTTGTATCGAAGTCAAATAGGTTCGCACCTCACTTTCACATTCCTCTTCAATCAGGAAGTAACAAAATGCTGAAACTGATGAGAAGACGCTATCAAAGGGAGCTATATAAAGAAAGAGTTGAAGCTATTAAAGCCGTGATGCCTGATTGTTGTATTGGTGTGGATGTGATTGTTGGTTTTAATGGCGAAACACATGAAGATTTTCTTGATACTTACAATTTCTTGAATGAGCTTGAAGTTTCCTATTTGCACGTATTTACCTATAGTGAGAGAGCCAATACACATGCTGTGAAGATGCCTGGTAAAGTGCCCATGAACGAAAGAAATGAACGTTCAAAGATGCTAAGAAGCCTTTCGGAGAAGAAAAGACGCAAGTTTTATGAAGACCAGTTATCAAAAACAAAGACCGTACTTTTTGAGGCAGATGAAGAAAACGGAATGATGTTCGGCTTTACTGAAAACTATGTTAAAGTAACTGCCAAATATGACCCTGTTCTGGTGAATGAAATGAAAAAGATTAAACTTATGGGAATTAATAATGAAGGTATTGTAGAAATTGAGGAGGCTGAGACAGAGCAATTGATTCATAGATAA
- a CDS encoding acyltransferase family protein: protein MLEQKYFPSLTGVRAVAAIMVYIFHFNPFIPEKFGNRVFSFFDQFNAGVPIFFVLSGFLIASRYQGNVKSNWPWFKQYLLKRFARIYPIYFLLTTITFAIIWLDLHPLPSGTSPKEFNSFLLYLLNITFLKGFFDLFKNTGLPQAWSLSVEECFYLCAPILFLLRTRFNLFLQCCILFVFGLLLTCICSKINFFGFFSSLKFTLGVTFFGRIMEFYIGIKLFDLYKNQTVEKRIQNCFALRTFSGIIGVVLTLILLSNLSDLQILKTIIHIWALPIFIAIVLWGLLTEDSIIRRLLETKIFQLLGKSSYAFYLLHMGFLQILLYNFFNTNYTMVFTSLILISIAVYKFIEEPLQKIIVSRTSTTSLKNLNTTFVKN from the coding sequence ATGCTTGAACAAAAATATTTCCCCTCGCTGACAGGTGTGAGAGCTGTTGCAGCCATTATGGTTTATATATTCCACTTCAATCCGTTTATACCGGAAAAATTTGGTAACAGAGTTTTCAGTTTCTTCGATCAGTTTAATGCCGGGGTACCTATCTTCTTTGTGCTTAGTGGATTTTTAATAGCTTCAAGATATCAGGGCAATGTTAAATCCAACTGGCCTTGGTTTAAACAATATCTTTTAAAACGTTTTGCCAGAATCTACCCCATCTATTTCCTTTTGACGACAATTACCTTTGCGATTATTTGGCTTGATCTCCATCCGCTTCCATCAGGGACAAGTCCAAAAGAATTTAATTCATTTCTTCTTTATCTATTAAATATAACATTCCTGAAAGGCTTTTTCGATCTATTTAAAAACACTGGTCTTCCTCAGGCATGGTCTCTCTCAGTTGAAGAATGTTTTTATCTATGCGCTCCAATTTTATTCCTGTTAAGAACCAGATTTAATCTTTTTTTGCAATGCTGCATATTATTTGTGTTTGGCCTTTTATTAACTTGTATCTGTAGTAAAATAAACTTCTTCGGATTTTTCTCATCCTTAAAATTTACATTAGGAGTAACATTTTTTGGCCGTATTATGGAGTTTTATATCGGAATAAAACTTTTTGATCTATATAAAAATCAAACAGTTGAAAAAAGGATTCAAAATTGCTTCGCGCTACGCACTTTTTCAGGAATTATAGGAGTTGTTTTAACCTTAATTCTTTTGTCAAACCTTTCAGATTTACAAATATTAAAAACCATTATTCACATTTGGGCATTGCCAATATTTATTGCAATTGTGCTTTGGGGACTGTTAACTGAAGATTCTATTATCAGAAGATTACTTGAAACCAAAATATTCCAGCTACTCGGAAAAAGTTCATATGCTTTTTATCTATTGCACATGGGATTTTTACAGATACTGCTTTATAATTTTTTCAATACGAATTACACAATGGTATTCACTTCTTTAATTCTTATTTCAATTGCTGTCTATAAGTTTATCGAAGAACCGTTGCAAAAAATTATAGTATCCAGAACTTCTACCACAAGCTTAAAAAATTTAAATACAACTTTTGTAAAAAATTAA
- a CDS encoding VOC family protein: MNIPKNYLPVMPYLILKEAKAFMDFAKRVFEAKEQLIVPGENETIMHGELKIHDAIIMFAQAGEIWTEKTAGMYIYVTDVNKVYQKALENGSTTLMAPEKKEYGYSGGFEDPFGNHWWIVEG, from the coding sequence ATGAACATTCCTAAGAACTACCTTCCTGTAATGCCTTACTTAATTTTGAAAGAGGCTAAGGCTTTTATGGATTTTGCTAAACGTGTTTTTGAGGCAAAGGAGCAATTGATTGTTCCGGGAGAAAATGAGACAATTATGCATGGTGAATTAAAGATTCATGATGCTATAATCATGTTTGCCCAAGCAGGTGAAATTTGGACGGAAAAGACAGCGGGGATGTATATCTATGTTACAGATGTAAACAAAGTATATCAAAAGGCTTTGGAAAATGGATCGACTACACTCATGGCCCCTGAAAAGAAAGAATATGGATATTCCGGAGGATTTGAAGACCCTTTTGGAAATCATTGGTGGATTGTAGAAGGCTGA
- a CDS encoding phage tail protein: MAKKVKIPVKEDARQNSTQYGYQGNVRNQYGYSPADVDFYDDKDKVEKKDSRQAQVVDASHEEKLYRLLFRISKKLKEEEEKAAATSSKEPEIKAPQTPAASDPHPQSAASPDSKTSAESDERDAVLPVSALSPKKTEAKDLEEPQNTVSAANDSRNRVSAFPAPTEGAAGANTEAEKPTRKKKAAISHTGTSEETKSEESESAESKSGGNDSEERADVAEQPEHAQSATPSDNNSDNSRKAQEVPALAGTESKASNASVEEKSAPAEDLPEPGKKAASGGGSGGRVIDMADASMDGGPERVEQENAALDKKEKTHLEVHSKAKAAQAGTKIGGLSTNQKKKEDATTKLDKTKDAVVEKTSEKEAEVNAGQVGKVAEAETPEVNKDEAKSTLNQSLQASLPQTVEDVDNFKDNRVASKIGDKVKAAIDAKAGEVTGTFEVLDKTPKPDEPRKSVPFADIEQAPATPEINAGNNLIPKVDEKSIDLNSYLTESDNLLKKEGIKQEHLDLVDSGDLFEAKKIQKDIDKKAKEEPGNLRTEEKELHGKNEAELQKKEADEKGKMQKEREAGLGSARGSQVGTKGSLEDKKKEVTDHINKIYEDVNKQVQDKLTKLKTDSLAAFDREEAAASSAFENNVNTKMDKFKDERYSGVGGKFNKVRDWFLGIDDLPEVKQIFEEEKAIYINRIDGAISKIINDSQKVIDECKTLIANARKEIEEYVKGLSPALQKIGEEAEKEIKKKLDELDEKVNKAAEELKEELAKKRTEAIANIDKKIEKMKEEMSGFLSKMGDLLVDAALKFFKWALEAAGHSADEIMGIINKGKAVLTAVVSDPIQFLKNLAAAVGGGVKNFGANIMKHLGEGFMNWLTGQLNSLPIQLPERFDLKGIVSLTLQVLGLTYASLRGKLSNKVGEDKVQMAEAGVEMMMEVKEKGPIAMYDMMADKADSIKNEFIEGAKEWAITNLIKQGLIRLATMINPAGAIVQAVLGIYNGIIFLVNNWDRILAFVNSVFDSIAAIASGAISQASAFVEKTMAQTIPLILDFIAQQLNLSGIAERITKIIHRIRKPIDQVIDKVIDWITKKVKQLADKLLGKNKDKNKDKNKEKAEDTKKDFEKEKDKDKKEEDPRSMEQKLADLAEAKGEAQALLDKKDTTIEKVKAGLPAIKKRYNLTKIEVESLGDFTYDVFVEINPKDKTEKRKIASVEEMLSKSKANFNGKTFKMQELKTFIMGEFSIKDTKCGEVIKEFKDQGELFECASEKAGPNDSNKIVSFDRSLLSGEVRPVEINESNRSKFGYDNPAKDSSIGLIIVKKGLIREAQYNYSPEKEDDKNYLENEARYKCARSGKIITWAKIALGHHDDVGCSVHWNDGGGHGPHTKPGHTQTKDQNRAWNKNPDNYQGPEDRDESNKSGGSSPRYILPGPPNNPDSHKMWWDPTHPDYIGNKK, translated from the coding sequence TTGGCGAAGAAAGTTAAAATACCGGTAAAAGAAGATGCACGACAAAACTCCACTCAGTATGGGTACCAGGGCAATGTCAGGAATCAATATGGATATAGTCCCGCTGATGTTGATTTCTATGATGATAAAGACAAAGTAGAAAAAAAAGACAGCAGACAGGCACAGGTTGTAGATGCTTCTCATGAAGAGAAATTATATAGGTTATTATTCAGGATTTCAAAAAAACTGAAAGAGGAAGAAGAGAAAGCTGCGGCAACCTCATCAAAAGAGCCGGAGATAAAAGCGCCTCAAACACCAGCAGCCTCTGATCCACATCCACAATCAGCTGCAAGCCCTGATTCAAAAACATCAGCAGAGTCGGATGAAAGGGATGCAGTATTGCCTGTTTCAGCTTTAAGTCCCAAAAAGACTGAGGCCAAAGATCTTGAAGAACCTCAAAATACGGTCAGTGCGGCAAACGATTCCAGAAATAGAGTATCGGCCTTTCCAGCACCCACTGAGGGAGCTGCTGGAGCCAATACAGAAGCAGAAAAGCCAACAAGGAAGAAAAAGGCTGCTATTTCTCATACAGGCACCTCGGAGGAAACCAAATCGGAAGAGAGCGAATCAGCGGAAAGTAAATCAGGAGGAAACGATTCAGAAGAAAGGGCTGATGTTGCAGAACAGCCTGAACATGCTCAATCCGCAACTCCTTCAGATAATAATTCAGATAATTCAAGAAAGGCACAAGAGGTACCTGCTCTTGCAGGCACAGAGAGTAAGGCAAGTAATGCTTCTGTTGAAGAGAAGTCAGCGCCTGCAGAAGATCTTCCAGAGCCAGGGAAAAAAGCAGCAAGTGGTGGAGGAAGCGGAGGTAGGGTTATCGATATGGCTGATGCATCTATGGATGGAGGACCAGAGAGGGTTGAACAAGAAAATGCTGCTCTTGATAAAAAAGAAAAGACACATCTGGAAGTTCATTCCAAAGCTAAGGCTGCTCAGGCTGGCACAAAGATTGGAGGTTTAAGCACTAATCAGAAAAAGAAAGAAGATGCTACAACCAAGCTGGATAAAACCAAAGATGCGGTTGTTGAAAAAACATCAGAGAAAGAAGCCGAGGTCAATGCGGGACAGGTCGGCAAAGTTGCAGAAGCCGAGACTCCTGAAGTAAATAAAGACGAAGCCAAATCTACGCTTAATCAATCTTTACAGGCATCCTTGCCTCAGACGGTAGAAGATGTAGATAATTTCAAAGATAATCGTGTAGCATCAAAAATAGGGGATAAGGTAAAAGCAGCGATAGATGCCAAAGCAGGTGAAGTGACAGGAACCTTTGAAGTACTTGATAAGACTCCAAAACCTGACGAGCCTCGCAAGTCCGTTCCATTTGCAGACATAGAGCAGGCTCCAGCAACTCCTGAGATTAATGCGGGAAATAATCTTATTCCAAAAGTTGATGAAAAGTCTATCGATCTTAACTCCTATCTTACCGAGTCTGACAATCTACTGAAAAAAGAAGGCATCAAACAGGAACACCTGGACCTTGTGGATTCCGGTGATCTCTTTGAGGCCAAAAAGATTCAGAAAGACATAGATAAAAAAGCCAAGGAAGAGCCTGGAAATTTGCGCACAGAAGAGAAAGAGCTGCATGGTAAGAATGAGGCAGAGCTTCAAAAGAAAGAAGCTGATGAGAAAGGCAAAATGCAGAAGGAACGCGAAGCCGGATTAGGCAGCGCACGAGGGAGCCAGGTAGGGACGAAGGGAAGTCTGGAAGATAAGAAGAAAGAAGTTACTGACCACATCAACAAGATCTATGAAGATGTAAACAAACAGGTTCAGGATAAGCTGACCAAACTCAAGACCGATTCGCTTGCAGCCTTTGACAGAGAGGAAGCAGCAGCGTCTTCTGCATTTGAGAATAATGTCAATACCAAGATGGATAAGTTCAAAGATGAACGTTATTCAGGTGTGGGCGGAAAGTTCAATAAAGTGCGTGACTGGTTCCTTGGAATAGATGACCTTCCTGAAGTAAAGCAGATATTTGAAGAAGAAAAAGCAATCTATATCAACAGAATAGATGGTGCAATTTCTAAAATAATTAATGATAGCCAGAAAGTAATTGATGAATGCAAAACATTAATTGCCAATGCAAGGAAAGAGATTGAGGAATATGTAAAAGGCCTTAGTCCCGCTCTACAGAAGATAGGAGAAGAGGCTGAAAAAGAAATCAAGAAAAAACTTGATGAGCTTGATGAGAAAGTAAACAAAGCTGCGGAGGAGCTTAAAGAAGAACTCGCCAAGAAACGTACTGAAGCTATAGCCAATATTGACAAGAAGATCGAAAAGATGAAAGAGGAAATGTCTGGTTTCCTTTCTAAAATGGGAGATCTTTTAGTTGATGCTGCACTTAAATTTTTTAAATGGGCGCTTGAAGCCGCAGGCCACAGTGCAGATGAGATTATGGGCATCATCAACAAGGGTAAAGCTGTTCTTACTGCCGTAGTAAGTGATCCTATACAGTTTCTTAAAAACCTTGCTGCTGCGGTCGGCGGAGGTGTTAAGAACTTCGGAGCAAATATCATGAAGCATCTTGGTGAAGGCTTCATGAACTGGCTTACCGGTCAGCTTAACTCCCTTCCGATACAATTACCTGAAAGGTTCGATCTTAAAGGGATTGTATCATTGACTCTTCAGGTACTAGGCCTTACTTATGCAAGCCTAAGAGGTAAGCTTAGCAACAAGGTTGGAGAAGACAAAGTACAAATGGCTGAGGCAGGTGTCGAAATGATGATGGAAGTGAAAGAGAAAGGTCCTATTGCCATGTACGACATGATGGCAGATAAGGCCGACTCTATCAAAAACGAATTCATTGAAGGCGCCAAAGAGTGGGCGATCACCAACCTGATTAAGCAAGGACTTATCAGACTTGCTACGATGATCAACCCTGCCGGAGCTATTGTTCAGGCTGTGCTTGGGATCTACAACGGAATCATTTTCCTTGTCAACAACTGGGACAGAATACTTGCGTTTGTTAACTCTGTGTTCGACTCTATTGCGGCTATTGCCAGTGGAGCTATCTCACAGGCATCAGCATTTGTCGAGAAGACGATGGCCCAAACTATTCCGCTGATCCTTGACTTCATTGCTCAACAGCTAAACCTTAGTGGCATTGCAGAAAGAATTACAAAGATTATTCACAGGATCAGGAAGCCGATTGATCAGGTGATTGATAAGGTTATTGACTGGATTACCAAGAAAGTAAAGCAGCTTGCAGATAAACTTTTAGGAAAAAATAAAGACAAGAATAAAGATAAAAACAAGGAAAAAGCTGAGGATACTAAAAAAGACTTTGAGAAGGAAAAAGACAAGGATAAAAAAGAAGAAGATCCAAGATCGATGGAACAAAAACTCGCTGACTTAGCGGAGGCGAAGGGAGAAGCTCAAGCCTTGTTAGATAAGAAGGATACCACTATTGAAAAAGTCAAAGCAGGTTTACCAGCTATAAAGAAAAGATACAATCTTACAAAGATAGAGGTGGAAAGTCTTGGAGACTTTACATACGATGTTTTTGTGGAGATAAACCCCAAAGACAAAACAGAAAAGCGTAAGATAGCTTCTGTAGAGGAAATGCTCTCTAAATCGAAGGCAAATTTTAATGGTAAAACCTTTAAGATGCAAGAGCTGAAAACCTTTATTATGGGCGAATTCAGTATAAAAGATACTAAATGTGGAGAGGTAATCAAGGAATTCAAAGATCAGGGGGAATTATTTGAATGCGCCTCTGAGAAAGCAGGTCCTAATGATTCCAATAAAATTGTCAGCTTTGACAGGAGTCTACTCTCTGGTGAGGTACGACCAGTCGAAATAAATGAAAGTAACAGAAGTAAGTTCGGATATGATAATCCTGCTAAAGATTCCTCTATTGGTTTAATAATTGTTAAAAAAGGATTAATCAGAGAAGCCCAATACAATTATTCCCCGGAAAAAGAAGACGATAAAAATTATCTGGAAAACGAAGCACGCTATAAATGCGCAAGGAGTGGCAAAATTATAACATGGGCAAAAATTGCACTAGGACATCATGACGATGTTGGCTGCTCTGTTCATTGGAATGATGGAGGAGGACATGGTCCACATACCAAACCAGGTCATACACAAAC